A window of Streptomyces sp. SAI-127 contains these coding sequences:
- a CDS encoding 2-oxo-4-hydroxy-4-carboxy-5-ureidoimidazoline decarboxylase gives MTPTHSPGRLAIPCLPTVLDAFNIAPADEARLLLLDCLRSLRWAERVTAHRPYPTVEALLAASDEAAYDLTVSDLSEALAAEKLPVVPEGAYSAAHMAMDAAQAAYAARFGHAFVICLDGLPAAEALDHALAGIRSRLTNDPEDERVVAAEELRRIARGRLVSSLRGAGL, from the coding sequence GTGACGCCCACACATTCTCCTGGCCGACTGGCCATACCGTGCCTGCCCACCGTCCTGGACGCCTTCAACATCGCGCCCGCCGACGAGGCCAGGCTCCTTCTCCTGGACTGCCTGCGCAGCCTCCGCTGGGCGGAGCGGGTCACGGCCCACCGCCCCTATCCGACCGTGGAAGCGCTGCTGGCCGCGTCGGACGAGGCGGCGTACGACCTGACCGTGTCGGATCTCTCCGAGGCCCTGGCGGCCGAGAAGCTCCCCGTGGTGCCCGAGGGGGCGTATTCGGCAGCCCACATGGCCATGGACGCAGCCCAGGCTGCCTACGCGGCCCGCTTCGGCCACGCCTTCGTCATCTGCCTGGACGGCCTGCCCGCCGCTGAGGCCTTGGACCATGCACTGGCAGGCATCCGGTCACGATTGACAAACGATCCGGAGGACGAGCGAGTGGTGGCGGCAGAGGAACTCCGCCGCATCGCGAGGGGCCGGTTGGTGTCCTCCCTCAGGGGCGCGGGGCTGTAG